The following proteins are co-located in the Silene latifolia isolate original U9 population chromosome 1, ASM4854445v1, whole genome shotgun sequence genome:
- the LOC141595026 gene encoding putative arabinosyltransferase ARAD1 has translation MAERSSSSSLGIFHCRNTLFCWFTATSFLFLLSWLFLLPSTGRFRLGLSPSLSSRIISNAGISNQIVSIGGGDCGPREKQVLKVFMYDLPPEFHFGILDWKPEGSSVWPDIRKNVPMYPGGLNLQHSIEYWLTLDLLFSEYSGVTKSRFALRVHNSSEADVIFVPFFSSLSFNRFSRLRKQERSSHDKLIQDKLVKYLERQEEWKRSGGVDHIILAHHPNSLLYARNQLWPATFILSDFGRYPPSIANVQKDVIAPYRHVIKSFDNDTSTFDSRPILLYFQGAIYRKDGGVIRQELFYLLRDEEDVHFTFGSIQHGGVSNASQGMHSSKFCLNIAGDTPSSNRLFDAIASHCVPVIISDEIELPFEDVIDYTEFCIFVRTSDAVKEKFLINLIRGIGREEWTRMWNKLQQVEKHFEFRYPSGDDDAVQMIWQTISHKVPSIKLKLHRSRRYSRSKDTSVARTPPQFMVPNNFW, from the exons ATGGCGGAAAGGAGTTCTTCTTCGTCATTGGGTATTTTTCATTGTAGGAACACATTGTTTTGTTGGTTTACTGCAACTTCTTTTCTGTTTTTGCTGTCCTGGTTATTTCTACTGCCATCAACAGGGCGGTTTCGCCTTGGTTTGTCTCCTAGTTTGAGTAGTCGCATTATATCTAATGCCGGGATCTCAAATCAAATAGTTAGTATAGGAGGAGGCGATTGTGGTCCGAGGGAGAAACAAGTTTTGAAGGTTTTCATGTATGATTTGCCCCCGGAATTTCATTTTGGTATATTAGATTGGAAACCTGAGGGATCGAGTGTTTGGCCTGATATTCGGAAAAATGTGCCCATGTATCCTGGTGGATTGAATTTGCAGCATAGTATAGAGTATTGGCTTACCTTGGATCTCCTCTTTTCGGAATATTCAGGGGTTACCAAGTCTCGTTTTGCTTTGAGGGTGCACAACTCGAGTGAGGCAGATGTGATATTTGTGCCTTTCTTCTCGTCTTTGTCTTTTAACCGATTTTCTAGGCTAAGGAAACAAGAGAGGAGCAGCCATGACAAACTTATACAAGATAAATTGGTCAAGTATTTGGAACGTCAGGAGGAGTGGAAGAGGTCAGGGGGTGTGGATCACATTATCTTGGCTCATCACCCGAATAGTCTGCTATACGCAAGGAATCAATTATGGCCTGCTACGTTCATACTCTCAGATTTCGGGAGGTATCCACCAAGTATTGCAAATGTTCAGAAAGATGTTATTGCTCCTTATCGACATGTTATCAAATCATTTGATAATGATACATCAACTTTTGATAGCCGGCCAATTTTGTTGTACTTCCAAGGTGCCATATATAGAAAAGAT GGCGGAGTGATAAGGCAAGAGTTGTTCTATCTTCTGAGAGATGAAGAAGATGTGCACTTTACATTCGGAAGTATCCAACATGGCGGCGTAAGTAATGCCAGCCAAGGAATGCACTCCTCCAAATTTTGCCTCAACATAGCCGGTGACACGCCATCTTCAAATCGCCTTTTTGATGCGATTGCCAGCCACTGTGTCCCTGTCATTATCAGTGATGAGATCGAGCTTCCATTTGAAGACGTTATTGATTACACCGAATTCTGCATCTTTGTTCGGACATCTGATGCAGTAAAAGAGAAGTTTCTTATAAATCTCATCAGGGGCATTGGAAGGGAAGAGTGGACTCGCATGTGGAACAAACTGCAACAAGTCGAAAAACATTTTGAGTTTCGGTACCCTTCAGGAGACGATGATGCAGTCCAGATGATATGGCAAACGATTTCACACAAGGTTCCCTCCATTAAGTTGAAGTTGCACCGATCAAGGCGGTATTCTCGTAGCAAAGACACTAGTGTCGCTCGGACACCCCCACAATTTATGGTGCCCAACAATTTTTGGTAG